Proteins encoded in a region of the Planctomycetaceae bacterium genome:
- a CDS encoding DUF883 C-terminal domain-containing protein: protein MEVNSKTVDKSEETTAESKGSGKSTGFENVKNIIADKLHNVADIIGEKAADMDEQSGAAQYGKQASEWLDHSAEYIRQFDYKQADADVREYVRQSPGRSLLIAGTVGLIIGAIFRRR, encoded by the coding sequence ATGGAAGTAAACAGTAAGACAGTTGATAAATCTGAAGAAACCACGGCGGAGTCAAAAGGGTCAGGCAAGTCAACCGGTTTCGAAAATGTCAAAAATATTATTGCTGATAAACTGCATAATGTTGCTGATATTATAGGCGAAAAAGCGGCAGACATGGATGAGCAATCCGGCGCAGCTCAATATGGAAAGCAGGCATCGGAGTGGTTGGATCATTCAGCGGAGTACATTCGGCAATTCGATTATAAGCAGGCAGATGCCGATGTCAGAGAATATGTAAGGCAGAGCCCGGGACGCAGTCTATTGATAGCAGGAACCGTTGGCCTGATTATCGGGGCTATTTTTCGACGCAGGTAA